Proteins encoded together in one Clostridia bacterium window:
- the spoIVB gene encoding SpoIVB peptidase, with protein sequence MPSGKGRTFWLFSALLAAVLFFSYALYSVPEEQRLGIGEEVRLELALPARLLSGLGRWQPSDGVNWPVATRPGSLHLRLELLGLIPVRTVTVHIVEPPEVVPGGHCIGVLLRTSGAVVVGFAPITSGGGETVNPAREAGFVLGDTITRIDGHTVAGEDQVAYLVDRAGRAGKTVRVTVRRGGELKTLVVRPLFCRETGRYRIGLYVRDSAAGVGTLTFYLPREKVFAALGHMVVDSNSEPVPLADGRIVGASVQGIQQARQGRPGEKIGLFLDRTDLQGSILRNTRFGIFGSLDRLPRRSLYRQPVPVALAHQVHSGRAEMLTVINGEEIERFEVEIERVMPQQREDGRGLLLRVTDPRLLALTGGIVQGMSGSPILQDGTLVGAVTHVFVHDPTRGYGVLAEWMLAEMGLFGRAEVEKPKRLTIGGL encoded by the coding sequence ATGCCTTCGGGTAAAGGCCGGACGTTCTGGCTTTTTTCCGCCCTGCTGGCGGCAGTCCTGTTCTTCTCCTACGCCCTGTACTCGGTGCCCGAGGAGCAGCGCCTGGGCATCGGCGAAGAGGTCCGGCTGGAGCTGGCGCTTCCGGCCAGGCTGCTGTCCGGCCTGGGACGCTGGCAGCCCTCGGACGGGGTGAACTGGCCGGTGGCCACCCGTCCCGGCAGCCTGCACCTCAGGCTGGAGCTCCTGGGCCTTATCCCCGTAAGAACGGTTACGGTTCACATCGTGGAGCCGCCGGAAGTAGTGCCCGGAGGACACTGCATCGGCGTGCTTCTAAGGACTTCGGGAGCGGTAGTGGTGGGCTTTGCGCCCATTACCTCGGGCGGGGGCGAAACCGTCAATCCCGCGCGGGAGGCGGGGTTCGTCCTGGGAGACACCATAACCCGTATCGACGGCCACACCGTGGCCGGCGAGGATCAGGTTGCCTATCTGGTGGATCGGGCCGGTAGGGCGGGAAAGACGGTTCGGGTGACGGTGCGCCGGGGCGGCGAGCTGAAGACCCTGGTGGTGCGGCCGCTGTTCTGCCGGGAGACCGGGCGCTACCGTATCGGGCTCTACGTGCGGGACAGTGCGGCAGGGGTAGGCACCCTTACCTTCTACCTGCCCCGGGAAAAGGTTTTCGCCGCCTTGGGGCACATGGTAGTGGACAGCAATAGTGAGCCTGTTCCCCTGGCGGACGGCCGCATTGTGGGCGCCAGCGTCCAGGGTATACAGCAGGCCAGGCAGGGCCGGCCGGGGGAGAAGATCGGGTTGTTTCTGGATCGCACCGATCTGCAGGGCAGTATTCTGCGTAACACCAGGTTTGGCATCTTCGGTTCCCTGGACAGGCTGCCCCGGCGCTCGCTGTACCGGCAGCCGGTTCCGGTGGCCCTGGCCCACCAGGTGCACTCCGGGCGGGCGGAGATGCTGACGGTGATAAACGGGGAGGAGATCGAGCGCTTCGAAGTGGAGATCGAGCGGGTCATGCCCCAGCAGCGGGAGGACGGCCGGGGCCTGCTGTTGCGGGTCACCGATCCCCGCCTGCTGGCCCTGACCGGCGGCATAGTGCAGGGCATGAGCGGGAGCCCTATTCTGCAGGACGGCACCCTGGTGGGGGCGGTTACGCACGTTTTCGTGCACGATCCCACCCGGGGCTACGGGGTGCTGGCCGAGTGGATGCTGGCGGAAATGGGCCTGTTCGGGAGGGCGGAGGTCGAAAAACCGAAAAGATTGACGATTGGCGGTCTCTAG
- a CDS encoding glycosyltransferase family 2 protein — protein MLAVIIPAYNEEETVGQTVEACARLAPVSEVIVVDDGSQDRTAEAAAGAGARVLRLARNCGKGQALNLGLRATRAPFLAFVDADVGTTACELERLWEPVEAGLLDMAIGRLTGGQKGRTLGLVRALAGWGIYRLAGCRLVAPLSGQRVLDARVAKRLYPLAGGFGVEVDLTVRALWAGFRVGEVPVAMSHRVTGNDWAGLVHRGRQFWEVGQALIRAARSTRW, from the coding sequence GTGCTGGCAGTAATCATTCCCGCCTACAACGAGGAAGAGACCGTGGGCCAAACGGTGGAGGCCTGCGCCCGGCTGGCTCCGGTCTCGGAAGTGATCGTGGTGGACGACGGTTCGCAAGACCGCACGGCCGAGGCGGCGGCCGGGGCGGGGGCACGGGTACTGAGGCTGGCCCGCAACTGCGGCAAGGGGCAGGCGCTCAACCTCGGTCTGAGGGCCACACGGGCTCCCTTCCTGGCCTTTGTGGACGCCGACGTGGGAACTACCGCCTGCGAGTTGGAGCGCCTCTGGGAGCCGGTTGAGGCAGGCCTGCTGGATATGGCCATAGGGCGGCTGACGGGCGGGCAAAAGGGTAGAACGCTGGGATTGGTAAGGGCCCTGGCCGGGTGGGGTATCTACCGGCTGGCCGGTTGCCGGCTGGTTGCCCCTCTTTCCGGTCAGCGGGTATTGGACGCCCGCGTGGCGAAGAGGCTGTATCCCTTGGCCGGCGGGTTCGGGGTAGAGGTGGATCTGACCGTGCGGGCGTTGTGGGCCGGGTTCAGGGTGGGGGAGGTCCCGGTAGCCATGAGCCACCGGGTGACCGGTAACGATTGGGCGGGGCTGGTGCATCGGGGTCGCCAGTTTTGGGAAGTGGGGCAGGCCTTGATACGCGCGGCCCGGAGCACAAGATGGTGA
- a CDS encoding NAD(+)/NADH kinase has protein sequence MRTLGLVLNPTQSRSPEVARDIAEWLGRHGVRPMLVRAHAALAGLERWGVEEEQLIREAECLVALGGDGTLLAAARLALAGGKPLLGVNLGHLGFLTEVELPDLFTGLERLLTGDYRLEERMVLKGEVWRGEGLAASFCALNDMVVSRGAFSRLLELRTCVEQDFVATYPADGLIVSTPTGSTAYSLAAGGPIIVPSLEVILLTPICPHTFYARPLVIEAERQVRVRVETERAEAMLTVDGQRGHPLAVGDEVRVTKAPKYLHLVKLGGRSFFEIMRQKLRLGESKGSGGLWLS, from the coding sequence ATGCGCACCTTGGGACTGGTTCTCAATCCCACCCAGAGTAGGTCGCCGGAAGTGGCCCGGGACATAGCCGAGTGGCTCGGAAGGCACGGCGTGCGGCCGATGCTTGTCCGCGCTCACGCCGCGCTGGCCGGCCTGGAGCGGTGGGGCGTAGAGGAGGAGCAGCTGATCCGAGAGGCAGAGTGCCTGGTGGCCCTGGGCGGCGACGGCACCCTGCTGGCGGCCGCCCGTCTGGCCCTGGCCGGAGGCAAGCCTCTCCTGGGAGTAAACCTGGGCCACCTGGGCTTTCTGACCGAGGTGGAGTTGCCCGACCTTTTTACGGGATTGGAGCGGCTGCTAACCGGCGACTACCGCCTGGAAGAGCGGATGGTGCTCAAGGGCGAGGTCTGGCGGGGAGAGGGACTCGCGGCGAGCTTCTGCGCCCTGAACGACATGGTGGTCAGCCGTGGAGCCTTTTCGCGCCTGTTGGAGCTGCGCACCTGCGTAGAGCAGGACTTCGTGGCCACCTATCCGGCAGACGGGCTCATCGTCAGCACGCCGACGGGCTCTACCGCCTACTCCCTGGCGGCCGGCGGCCCCATAATCGTCCCCTCACTGGAGGTGATTCTGCTCACGCCCATCTGCCCGCATACCTTTTACGCCCGGCCCCTGGTAATCGAGGCCGAGAGACAGGTGAGGGTTCGGGTGGAAACCGAAAGGGCGGAGGCCATGCTCACCGTGGACGGCCAGCGGGGTCACCCGCTGGCGGTGGGGGACGAGGTTAGGGTGACCAAGGCTCCGAAATACCTGCACCTGGTGAAGCTGGGCGGAAGGTCCTTTTTTGAGATCATGCGGCAGAAACTGCGTTTGGGCGAAAGCAAGGGAAGTGGTGGCCTGTGGCTAAGCTAG
- the spo0A gene encoding sporulation transcription factor Spo0A, whose amino-acid sequence MNEPISILIADDHRDFCQVLVDYVNSQADFRLLGVAHNGEETLRLIAEKRPQVVLLDIIMPHLDGLGVLERLQAVPPGQRPRIIVVTTVGNETTTKRCLQLGADYYILKPFDLEVLGMRIRQLANGQPLSSPAPSRGRNLDLEVTRIIHQVGVPAHIKGYQYLREAILMVIEEMSLLGAVTKELYPSIARKYNTTPSRVERAIRHAIELAWERGNLEIIDRLFGYTVRVDKGKPTNSEFIAMIADKLRLESKAS is encoded by the coding sequence TTGAACGAACCCATAAGCATACTCATCGCCGATGACCACCGGGACTTTTGCCAAGTATTAGTTGATTACGTGAATTCCCAGGCCGACTTCCGCCTTCTGGGCGTGGCCCATAACGGTGAGGAGACCTTGAGGCTAATTGCGGAGAAGCGGCCGCAGGTAGTACTGCTGGACATCATCATGCCCCATCTCGACGGGCTGGGAGTCCTGGAACGCCTGCAGGCCGTACCTCCGGGCCAGCGGCCGCGGATCATCGTGGTCACCACCGTGGGGAACGAAACCACCACCAAGCGTTGCCTGCAGCTGGGGGCGGACTACTACATCCTGAAGCCCTTTGATCTCGAAGTCCTGGGCATGCGCATCCGCCAGTTGGCCAACGGGCAGCCTCTCTCCTCGCCCGCCCCCTCCCGGGGCAGGAATCTCGATCTGGAGGTAACGCGGATCATTCACCAGGTGGGCGTACCCGCCCACATTAAGGGTTATCAGTACCTTCGGGAGGCCATTCTAATGGTGATCGAGGAAATGAGCCTTCTGGGGGCGGTAACCAAGGAGCTCTATCCTTCCATAGCCCGCAAGTACAATACTACGCCCAGCCGGGTGGAGCGGGCCATACGTCACGCCATTGAGCTGGCCTGGGAACGGGGAAATCTGGAGATCATCGATCGTCTGTTCGGATATACGGTAAGGGTAGATAAGGGTAAGCCGACCAACTCGGAGTTCATTGCCATGATTGCGGACAAACTGCGTTTGGAATCCAAGGCCTCGTAA
- the recN gene encoding DNA repair protein RecN, whose translation MLASLYVENLALIERLELELGPGFNVLTGETGAGKSLVVDAVNLLLGARAATELIRTGAERAAVQGAFFCPGSETLRVRLEEMGVVPEPGEVLVLARELNRTGRHLCRVGGRLVGLAAYQELGRCLVDVHGQHEHQSLLNGSTQLWLLDAYGGPELLARRRAVGDAWRRWQRAEAERARLAHLQEEEQRYRELWEFQVREIRSARLRPQEEEELQAREKLLAGAESLLGAVEEAYRLLFGGPGGTGAYDQISRAAGQIRAVIGLDPAALSEVVGALEEVAAGIQDHARFLRDYREGLDFSAEHLAEVQARLAQIRQLRRKYGGTVEEILKQAEELERRLKEMSDRSEELARAETERAAAEADYRHKSSELSAHRREAAKRLEAELAGVLVDLALPNTVFVVNFTAAAPGPAGEEAVEFHFSSNPGEPPRPVAKVASGGELSRLMLGLKSIMAENDAIPTLIFDEVDAGLGGAAARAVGEKLRQLSRWHQVICVTHAPQIAAYADRHFFIAKEEAGGRTVVRVRELGREERIGELARMLAGRVDDASLNHARRLLEEAGA comes from the coding sequence ATGCTGGCCAGCCTCTACGTGGAAAACCTGGCGCTTATCGAGCGGCTGGAACTGGAGCTGGGGCCGGGATTCAACGTGCTCACCGGAGAGACGGGCGCCGGGAAGTCTCTGGTAGTGGATGCGGTCAACCTGCTGCTGGGGGCCAGGGCCGCTACCGAGCTGATCCGGACGGGCGCCGAACGCGCGGCCGTGCAGGGCGCGTTCTTCTGCCCCGGGTCCGAGACCCTGCGGGTGCGCCTGGAGGAAATGGGAGTCGTGCCCGAGCCCGGCGAGGTCCTGGTGCTGGCGCGAGAACTGAACCGTACCGGCCGGCACCTCTGCCGGGTGGGCGGCCGGCTGGTGGGCCTGGCAGCCTACCAGGAGTTGGGTCGATGCCTGGTAGACGTGCACGGTCAGCACGAGCACCAGTCGCTGCTGAACGGCTCCACCCAGTTGTGGCTTCTAGACGCCTACGGCGGCCCGGAGTTGCTGGCCCGGCGGCGGGCCGTAGGGGATGCCTGGAGAAGATGGCAGAGGGCGGAAGCCGAGCGGGCGCGGCTGGCGCACCTGCAAGAGGAGGAGCAGAGATACCGGGAACTCTGGGAGTTTCAGGTTCGAGAGATCAGGTCTGCCAGGCTGCGGCCCCAGGAGGAGGAAGAGCTTCAGGCCCGGGAGAAGCTCCTGGCCGGAGCGGAAAGCCTTTTGGGAGCGGTGGAGGAGGCCTACAGGCTGCTGTTCGGGGGTCCGGGCGGCACGGGGGCCTACGACCAGATCAGCCGGGCGGCGGGTCAGATCAGGGCGGTGATCGGCCTGGACCCGGCGGCCCTGAGCGAGGTGGTGGGAGCCCTGGAGGAAGTGGCCGCGGGCATCCAGGACCATGCCCGGTTTCTGCGCGATTACCGGGAAGGGTTGGACTTTAGCGCCGAGCACCTTGCCGAGGTGCAGGCCCGCCTGGCCCAGATTCGGCAGTTGCGGCGCAAGTACGGGGGCACGGTGGAGGAAATCCTGAAGCAGGCCGAGGAACTGGAGCGCCGCCTGAAGGAAATGTCGGATCGGAGCGAAGAGCTGGCGCGGGCGGAGACGGAGAGGGCGGCGGCCGAGGCCGATTACCGGCATAAGAGCTCGGAACTGTCCGCCCACCGGCGGGAAGCGGCAAAGCGGTTGGAGGCGGAGCTGGCGGGAGTCCTGGTCGACCTGGCCCTTCCCAACACCGTTTTCGTCGTGAACTTTACCGCCGCGGCGCCCGGCCCGGCCGGGGAAGAGGCGGTGGAGTTCCACTTCAGCTCCAACCCGGGTGAGCCGCCGCGGCCGGTGGCCAAGGTGGCTTCGGGCGGAGAGCTTTCGCGGCTCATGCTGGGCCTCAAGAGCATCATGGCCGAGAACGACGCCATCCCCACGCTGATCTTCGACGAAGTAGACGCGGGTCTGGGGGGTGCGGCCGCGCGGGCGGTAGGAGAGAAGCTGCGGCAGTTGAGCCGGTGGCACCAGGTAATCTGCGTCACGCATGCGCCTCAGATCGCCGCCTATGCCGACCGTCACTTCTTCATTGCCAAGGAGGAGGCGGGAGGCCGGACGGTGGTGCGGGTGCGGGAACTGGGCCGGGAGGAGAGAATAGGTGAACTGGCCCGCATGCTGGCCGGGCGGGTAGACGACGCTTCGCTGAACCACGCCCGGCGCCTGCTCGAGGAAGCGGGGGCATAA
- the steA gene encoding putative cytokinetic ring protein SteA: MRIKGRARVDRRTKHLVQRLKAHEIAIIDHPDLDAVAAEGLARRRPRAVVNASASITGRYPNSGPLRLLRQGIPLLDGVGLQVLEAVREGEAVEIVGEALFCHGQEVGRGRWLTAEGVETAMRRARANFPRELARFIENTLYRAREEVEAVLGGLEIPPLETEFGDRQVLVVVRGEHCREDLVALRPYIRENRPVLVAVDGGADALLECGYRPRVIVGDMDSVTDSALRCGAELVVHAYPDGRAPGLARLEPLGLADEAKVVRAPGTSEDLALLLAHQLGASLIVTVGSHSNVLDFLNKGRQGMASTLLVRLKVGSSLLDAKGVSLLYRQSFRLRLLLELVAAALVPVLTALLAAPVTQQLLRLAALRLRLVLGV; this comes from the coding sequence TTGCGCATCAAGGGCCGGGCCCGGGTGGACCGGCGCACCAAGCATCTGGTACAGAGGCTTAAAGCCCACGAAATTGCCATTATCGATCACCCCGACCTGGACGCCGTGGCCGCCGAGGGCCTGGCCCGGCGTCGGCCCCGGGCGGTGGTAAATGCCAGCGCCTCAATCACCGGGCGCTACCCCAATTCCGGCCCCCTGCGGCTTCTCCGGCAGGGCATACCGCTGCTGGACGGGGTGGGGCTGCAGGTGCTGGAGGCGGTGCGGGAAGGAGAAGCGGTCGAGATCGTGGGAGAGGCGCTTTTCTGCCACGGGCAGGAGGTTGGCCGCGGCCGCTGGCTGACGGCCGAAGGAGTGGAGACGGCGATGCGGCGGGCCCGGGCGAACTTTCCCCGGGAGCTGGCCCGCTTTATAGAGAACACCCTGTATCGCGCCCGCGAAGAGGTGGAAGCGGTCCTCGGGGGGCTGGAAATACCGCCCCTGGAGACGGAGTTCGGCGATCGACAGGTTCTGGTGGTGGTGCGGGGGGAGCACTGCCGGGAAGACCTCGTTGCCCTCCGTCCCTACATAAGGGAAAACCGGCCGGTTCTGGTAGCCGTAGACGGGGGCGCGGACGCCTTGCTCGAGTGCGGGTACCGGCCCCGGGTCATAGTGGGGGATATGGACAGCGTAACCGACAGCGCCCTGCGCTGCGGAGCGGAGCTGGTGGTGCACGCGTACCCCGACGGCCGGGCGCCGGGACTGGCGCGGCTTGAGCCCCTGGGCCTGGCGGACGAGGCCAAGGTGGTGCGGGCTCCGGGCACCAGTGAGGATCTGGCCTTGTTACTGGCGCACCAGCTCGGGGCCTCGCTGATCGTAACCGTGGGCAGCCACTCCAACGTGCTCGATTTCTTGAACAAGGGAAGGCAGGGTATGGCCAGTACCCTCCTGGTTCGTCTCAAGGTGGGGTCCTCCCTGCTGGACGCCAAGGGCGTAAGCCTCCTGTATCGCCAATCCTTTCGTCTCCGCCTCTTGCTGGAGCTGGTGGCGGCCGCGCTGGTGCCGGTACTGACCGCGCTCCTTGCCGCCCCGGTGACGCAGCAATTACTCCGCCTGGCCGCCCTGCGCCTGCGGCTGGTCCTGGGCGTTTAG
- the argR gene encoding arginine repressor: MAKLGRQRAVLEIISEQVVSTQGQLAFELRKRGYRATQATVSRDIRELGLVKVPAGDGTYRYALPGSASPSADACARMRRLFRDSVVNVDYSDNLVVIRTLPGTAQAVASCVDGVRWPEVLGTVAGDDTILVVIKPRKAVAQAVQKFRELLAEEWPQE, translated from the coding sequence GTGGCTAAGCTAGGGCGGCAGCGCGCGGTTCTGGAGATCATTTCCGAACAGGTGGTTTCCACCCAGGGTCAGCTGGCCTTCGAACTGCGTAAGCGCGGCTACCGGGCAACGCAGGCTACGGTCTCCCGGGACATCCGGGAGTTGGGCCTGGTCAAGGTGCCGGCGGGAGACGGGACCTATCGCTATGCCCTGCCCGGTTCGGCATCTCCCTCGGCGGACGCCTGCGCCCGGATGCGCAGGCTTTTCCGGGATTCGGTGGTCAACGTGGATTACAGCGACAACCTGGTGGTGATCCGAACCCTTCCTGGAACCGCGCAGGCGGTGGCCTCGTGCGTCGACGGCGTGCGCTGGCCGGAAGTCCTGGGTACGGTAGCCGGCGACGACACCATCCTGGTGGTGATAAAACCCAGGAAGGCCGTAGCCCAAGCGGTGCAAAAATTTAGGGAACTGCTGGCGGAAGAGTGGCCGCAGGAGTGA
- a CDS encoding DUF3866 family protein gives MLSSKVGTVVDVKEDLPGYTELLVEIEGERTPAINYGALTGPARIGDRVLLNVTAVELGLGTGGYHFVMANLSGGCTTASGPGHIMKLRYTPLQFKVPALEEENSPYRAALERCSSLAGMPVIAAPLHSLVAPAVAGVKVANPGLKVAYVMTDGGALPLAFSRLVRRLKERGLLAAAITVGHAFGGDLEAVNLYSGLLAAKAVVRADAAVVAVGPGHVGTSSAWGFSGLQQGEAVNAAWVLGGRPVAVPRLSGADPRPRHLGLSHHTVTALGRVALAPALIALPVLPASLRDRVYRQIREAGLPDRHRVVSVDGRPALDLLEGEGIGTESMGRTREQDEVFFAAGGAAGILAARLVEPRNEPEVAETPAPG, from the coding sequence TTGTTGAGCAGTAAGGTGGGTACGGTAGTAGACGTAAAGGAAGACCTGCCGGGATACACGGAGCTGCTGGTGGAAATCGAAGGAGAACGTACACCGGCAATCAACTACGGAGCGCTGACCGGACCGGCAAGGATCGGAGATCGGGTGCTGTTGAACGTAACCGCGGTAGAGCTGGGGCTCGGTACCGGCGGCTACCACTTCGTAATGGCCAATCTCAGCGGCGGGTGTACCACGGCTTCCGGTCCGGGCCACATCATGAAGCTCCGCTACACCCCTTTGCAGTTCAAAGTGCCGGCACTGGAGGAAGAGAACTCTCCCTACCGGGCGGCGCTGGAGCGCTGCTCTTCTCTGGCCGGCATGCCGGTCATTGCCGCGCCCCTGCACAGTCTTGTGGCGCCGGCCGTCGCGGGCGTAAAGGTTGCCAACCCCGGTCTGAAAGTGGCCTATGTCATGACCGACGGCGGGGCCCTGCCCCTGGCCTTCAGCCGGCTGGTCAGGCGCCTGAAAGAACGGGGGCTGCTGGCGGCCGCCATCACCGTGGGGCACGCTTTTGGGGGCGATCTGGAGGCGGTTAATCTTTACAGCGGGCTGTTGGCCGCCAAGGCCGTGGTCAGGGCCGACGCGGCGGTGGTGGCCGTGGGGCCCGGTCACGTGGGAACCAGCAGCGCCTGGGGTTTCAGCGGGCTGCAGCAAGGGGAGGCGGTGAATGCTGCCTGGGTATTGGGGGGGAGGCCGGTGGCCGTACCCCGGCTGAGCGGCGCCGACCCTCGCCCCCGCCACCTGGGCCTGAGCCATCACACCGTTACGGCCCTGGGAAGGGTGGCGCTGGCTCCGGCCCTGATCGCCCTGCCCGTGCTTCCCGCCTCGCTCAGGGACCGGGTGTACCGCCAGATCCGCGAAGCGGGATTGCCGGACCGGCACCGGGTGGTGTCGGTTGACGGCCGGCCGGCCCTGGATCTGCTGGAGGGGGAGGGCATCGGGACGGAGAGCATGGGAAGGACCCGGGAGCAGGACGAGGTCTTCTTTGCCGCCGGGGGCGCTGCCGGCATCCTGGCCGCCCGGCTGGTCGAGCCGAGGAACGAGCCGGAGGTTGCGGAAACTCCCGCTCCTGGTTAG
- a CDS encoding TlyA family RNA methyltransferase encodes MEKQRLDLLLVERGLCASREQARACVLAGRVTVDGRRLDKPGTRVPVTARIVLLGTPHPYVGRGGLKLERALAVFGLDLTGKVVLDVGAATGGFTDCALQHGAAKVYAVDVGYGQLAWKLRRDPRVVVLERANIRYLEPGRLEEPADVATVDVSFISLLKVLPAVKRLLRPGGRVIALVKPQFEAGREKVGKRGVVRSPATHLEVLERVVQGARELGFGVEGLSYSPVKGPEGNIEFWLYLSLEHQAERQPGPGEIERVVAEAHRVLGGTKEHGHAHLGTGSQSHPE; translated from the coding sequence GTGGAGAAGCAGCGTTTGGACCTGCTGCTGGTGGAGCGGGGCTTGTGTGCCAGCCGGGAGCAGGCCAGAGCCTGCGTGCTTGCCGGCCGGGTGACCGTAGACGGCCGGCGGTTAGACAAGCCCGGTACCCGGGTTCCGGTCACCGCCCGGATTGTGCTTTTGGGTACGCCCCATCCCTACGTGGGTCGGGGAGGGCTGAAGCTGGAACGGGCGCTGGCGGTATTCGGCCTCGACCTGACCGGGAAGGTGGTGCTGGATGTGGGCGCCGCCACCGGCGGGTTCACCGACTGCGCCCTGCAACACGGAGCGGCAAAAGTGTACGCCGTGGACGTAGGGTACGGGCAGTTGGCCTGGAAGTTGCGGCGGGACCCGCGGGTGGTGGTTCTAGAGCGGGCCAACATTCGTTATCTGGAGCCCGGTCGGCTGGAGGAACCGGCCGACGTGGCCACCGTCGACGTTAGCTTCATCTCCCTGTTGAAGGTGCTGCCGGCGGTGAAGAGGCTGCTCAGACCCGGGGGACGGGTTATCGCCCTGGTCAAGCCGCAATTCGAGGCCGGCCGGGAGAAGGTAGGCAAGCGCGGGGTGGTCCGGAGCCCGGCTACCCACCTGGAGGTCCTGGAGCGGGTGGTGCAGGGAGCCAGGGAGTTGGGGTTTGGCGTTGAGGGGCTGAGCTACTCGCCCGTCAAGGGGCCGGAAGGGAACATTGAGTTCTGGCTTTACCTGTCCCTCGAGCATCAGGCGGAAAGGCAGCCCGGACCGGGTGAAATCGAGCGGGTGGTGGCCGAGGCCCACCGGGTCCTGGGCGGGACGAAGGAGCACGGGCATGCGCACCTTGGGACTGGTTCTCAATCCCACCCAGAGTAG